A single window of Marinitoga hydrogenitolerans DSM 16785 DNA harbors:
- a CDS encoding HDIG domain-containing metalloprotein yields MGKTKVFQNFFFLINFLFLFFVTEILLWNDITWSFLFNFTIVFIPFWFFIIQYLIKKDKNFKLHPFNYWATFILILDLGIIFNLLSSKYFSNPSITPLFVVVTITLMMNFYLGFLSSIIFAFYFSFLIGNPLKTFISLFIIGFISSYLSQKIYSRVRLIIPFLGATISQTITYIIYNEFNLIAIPQIFISNLIQMLFILGTLPYLEYITRVYSDIGLLELGNLNHPLLRKLSLNASGTYYHSLIIANLVESASEVIDANPVLLRVGAYFHDIGKSLRPLFFTENQKGLNPHDKINPKLSALILNLHVTKGQELAKKYKLPILIEDLIVQHHGTRIKRYFFHKSLELDEDLSPDVYKYPGPIPQFKEAAILMIADNVEAITRSMKDINKKNIEEKIDDLIQELFLEGQLDDCGLTLREIKKIKSAMIETVLNMNHTRISYPEISKELLKEVNKK; encoded by the coding sequence ATGGGAAAAACTAAAGTTTTTCAAAATTTCTTTTTTCTTATTAATTTCCTTTTTTTATTTTTTGTTACAGAAATTTTACTATGGAATGATATTACTTGGAGTTTTTTATTTAACTTCACAATAGTTTTTATTCCTTTTTGGTTTTTCATTATTCAATATTTAATAAAAAAAGATAAAAATTTCAAATTGCACCCATTTAATTATTGGGCTACTTTTATATTGATTTTAGACTTAGGTATTATTTTCAATCTATTGTCATCAAAATATTTTTCTAATCCTTCAATTACCCCTTTATTTGTTGTTGTTACAATTACGCTTATGATGAATTTTTATCTAGGCTTTTTATCCTCAATAATTTTTGCTTTTTATTTTTCTTTTTTAATTGGCAATCCACTTAAAACATTTATCTCTCTTTTTATAATTGGATTTATAAGTTCTTATTTAAGTCAAAAAATATATTCTCGTGTAAGACTTATCATACCATTTTTGGGAGCTACGATTTCTCAAACAATCACCTATATTATTTATAACGAATTTAATTTGATAGCTATTCCACAAATCTTTATCTCAAACCTTATTCAAATGCTTTTTATTTTAGGAACTTTACCTTATTTAGAATATATCACACGTGTATACTCAGATATTGGTCTTTTAGAATTAGGTAATTTAAACCATCCATTACTGAGAAAACTTTCACTAAACGCTTCTGGAACGTATTATCATAGTTTAATCATAGCAAATTTGGTAGAAAGCGCATCTGAAGTTATCGATGCCAATCCTGTTTTATTAAGGGTTGGTGCTTATTTTCATGATATTGGAAAATCTCTACGACCACTATTTTTCACGGAGAATCAAAAAGGGTTAAATCCACATGATAAAATAAACCCCAAATTAAGCGCATTAATCCTAAATCTTCATGTAACAAAAGGTCAAGAATTGGCTAAAAAATACAAATTACCGATTTTAATAGAAGATTTAATTGTTCAACATCACGGAACAAGAATAAAGCGTTATTTTTTTCATAAAAGTTTAGAATTAGATGAAGATTTATCTCCAGACGTATACAAATATCCAGGTCCTATTCCTCAGTTTAAAGAAGCTGCTATATTAATGATTGCAGATAATGTGGAAGCTATTACAAGAAGTATGAAAGATATTAACAAAAAAAATATTGAAGAAAAAATTGATGATTTAATACAAGAACTTTTCCTTGAAGGACAATTAGACGATTGTGGACTAACATTACGAGAAATAAAAAAAATCAAAAGCGCTATGATAGAAACTGTTTTAAATATGAATCATACAAGAATTAGTTATCCAGAAATATCTAAAGAACTTCTCAAAGAGGTGAATAAAAAATGA
- the yqeH gene encoding ribosome biogenesis GTPase YqeH: MKCHGCGVEIQTNNPEKPGFLPEHVFEKFIGQEDKALCQRCFKLKHYGELIPVTINKDFYNQLKSIIHEFDTVLWVIDIIDFEGTFDKDILNLVKNKNLFLIINKVDLLPKSVPFVELKDWVYNRVKNEINIKKDNIRLISAKRDFGINRLIRILKEKGIKKVIVIGTTNVGKSSLLNNITNVKITTSSFPGTTLGIVKRKIQDIEIYDTPGIETNKRFTDFFDIYTQVEMIPHKTISRKTFKPDVGKVIFISAFFRFKILSLAKDSLKPIFLIFAPEKIAFHQTKEERVNELLKNNVGDVLFPPYEKEYPINIEYEKEIYTIDENEELAIPGLGWISVRRGPLNIEIVKPNNIELIVRKPLISPKRG, translated from the coding sequence ATGAAATGTCATGGTTGTGGAGTAGAAATACAAACAAATAATCCGGAAAAACCAGGTTTTTTACCAGAACATGTATTTGAAAAATTTATTGGTCAAGAGGATAAAGCCTTATGCCAGAGATGCTTTAAATTAAAACATTATGGCGAATTAATTCCAGTTACAATAAATAAAGATTTTTATAATCAATTAAAAAGTATAATTCATGAATTTGATACAGTTTTATGGGTTATCGATATTATTGATTTTGAAGGTACTTTTGATAAAGATATATTAAATTTAGTAAAAAATAAGAATCTATTTTTAATAATTAATAAAGTTGATTTGCTACCGAAAAGCGTACCTTTTGTCGAATTGAAGGATTGGGTTTATAATAGAGTAAAAAATGAAATTAATATTAAAAAAGATAATATTCGTTTAATAAGTGCGAAAAGAGATTTCGGTATAAATAGATTAATAAGAATTTTAAAAGAAAAAGGAATAAAAAAAGTTATTGTAATAGGAACAACTAATGTAGGAAAATCTTCATTATTAAATAACATAACAAATGTAAAAATCACAACAAGTTCATTTCCTGGGACAACATTAGGAATAGTAAAAAGAAAAATTCAGGATATTGAAATATATGATACACCTGGAATTGAAACAAACAAAAGATTTACAGATTTTTTTGATATATATACACAGGTGGAAATGATTCCGCATAAAACTATTAGTAGAAAAACATTTAAACCAGATGTTGGTAAAGTTATATTTATAAGTGCATTTTTTAGATTTAAAATTTTATCTTTAGCTAAAGATAGTTTAAAACCAATTTTCTTGATATTTGCACCTGAAAAAATAGCCTTTCATCAAACAAAAGAAGAAAGAGTAAATGAATTATTAAAAAATAACGTAGGGGATGTTCTATTTCCACCATATGAAAAGGAATACCCTATTAATATTGAGTATGAAAAAGAAATATATACAATAGATGAAAATGAAGAATTAGCAATTCCAGGGTTGGGTTGGATTTCCGTTAGAAGAGGTCCTTTGAATATAGAAATAGTAAAACCTAATAATATTGAATTAATTGTTAGGAAACCATTAATTAGTCCAAAAAGAGGGTAA
- the pduL gene encoding phosphate propanoyltransferase translates to MKLKEQGIIVGVSNRHVHLSREDLEILFGEGYELHPIKDLKQPGQYAAEEVVTLVGPKGKIERVRVLGPVRKETQIEISQTDAFKLGVKPPVRDSGDLDGTPGIKIVGPNGEVETNKGLILAKRHIHMLPEDAEKYGVKDKDLVYVAVDKGSRKLIFGDVLIRVSPKYALEFHVDTDEANAALIKTGDEVKIVEEF, encoded by the coding sequence ATGAAGTTAAAAGAGCAAGGTATTATTGTTGGAGTTTCAAACAGGCATGTTCATCTTTCAAGAGAAGATTTAGAAATATTATTCGGAGAAGGTTATGAGTTGCATCCAATAAAGGATTTAAAGCAACCTGGACAATATGCAGCTGAAGAGGTAGTTACATTAGTTGGTCCTAAAGGAAAGATTGAAAGGGTTAGGGTTTTAGGTCCAGTAAGAAAAGAAACACAAATTGAAATATCTCAAACAGATGCATTTAAATTAGGAGTGAAACCACCAGTTAGAGATTCTGGCGATTTAGATGGAACACCAGGTATAAAAATTGTAGGACCAAATGGTGAAGTTGAAACAAATAAAGGTTTAATATTAGCAAAAAGGCATATTCATATGCTTCCAGAAGATGCAGAAAAATATGGTGTTAAAGATAAAGACTTAGTTTATGTTGCTGTTGATAAGGGTAGTAGAAAGTTAATATTTGGGGATGTTTTAATTAGAGTAAGCCCTAAATATGCATTAGAATTTCATGTTGATACAGATGAAGCTAATGCAGCATTAATAAAAACAGGTGATGAAGTAAAAATAGTAGAAGAATTCTAA
- a CDS encoding GNAT family N-acetyltransferase, with protein sequence MKEVKVSFGIHNEEEKNYIVTLLYNTFYEKFKPVFLTKTKSLKLLKNYIFFDNIIVSRDINDNILGIAAIKYKGFSWLNLDFIDILKEYKFATLKVIFRGICLLNTQKCGKYLLLDDIVVIPDKRGLGIGTKIIYYLFDYAKKKNLKGVKLFVIKENIRARQLYEKLGFKVIKFHKIPILWEKYFDIKGFYEMTFDF encoded by the coding sequence ATGAAAGAAGTAAAAGTATCATTTGGTATTCATAATGAAGAGGAAAAAAATTATATAGTAACTTTACTATATAATACATTTTATGAAAAATTCAAACCTGTTTTTTTAACTAAAACAAAATCTTTAAAATTACTCAAAAACTATATTTTTTTTGATAATATTATTGTTTCCAGGGATATCAATGATAACATATTAGGAATAGCTGCCATAAAATATAAAGGTTTTTCATGGTTAAATTTAGATTTTATTGACATTTTAAAAGAATATAAATTTGCAACTTTAAAAGTCATTTTTAGAGGTATTTGTTTACTTAATACGCAAAAATGTGGCAAATATTTATTATTAGATGATATTGTTGTTATTCCAGATAAAAGAGGTTTAGGAATTGGAACAAAAATTATATATTATTTGTTTGATTATGCTAAAAAGAAAAACTTAAAAGGAGTTAAATTATTTGTTATAAAAGAAAATATAAGAGCAAGACAACTTTATGAGAAATTAGGTTTTAAAGTTATCAAATTTCATAAAATCCCAATTTTATGGGAAAAATATTTTGATATAAAAGGATTTTATGAAATGACATTTGATTTTTAA
- a CDS encoding 2-hydroxyacid dehydrogenase, giving the protein MKFLFLHKFNSYWNEKLNKLKLEYPDIELIFPEKEKLSKEELLKDADAIIGGFITKKELELAEKLKIIFVPFAGVEQLPLDCLKERNIIISNAHGNGKYVAERAVALALALLGKIIHFHNDLKKGIWHGFTVGESIFESWNSIQKKKIGILGFGAIGQNIADFLKPFNTKIYILKNRKINELPKSVDKVYYDIDKIIEDSEILFLTLPLTEKTYEIINEDRLMKMKDKFLINVGRGKLIHEEGLYNALKNGILKGVALDVWFNYPTSENKNVMPSNYPIWEFDNVILSPHVGGYSYHATTAGINYTIDSIKKYLKDGIPLSIVDYDKKY; this is encoded by the coding sequence TTGAAATTCTTATTTTTACACAAATTTAATTCATATTGGAATGAAAAATTAAATAAACTAAAGTTAGAGTATCCTGATATTGAACTTATCTTTCCTGAAAAAGAAAAATTATCAAAAGAAGAGCTATTAAAAGATGCAGATGCAATAATTGGTGGCTTTATTACAAAAAAGGAACTTGAATTAGCTGAAAAATTAAAAATTATCTTTGTTCCTTTTGCAGGGGTTGAACAATTACCATTAGATTGTTTAAAAGAGCGAAATATTATTATTTCAAATGCTCATGGAAACGGAAAATATGTTGCAGAAAGAGCTGTTGCTTTAGCATTAGCTTTACTTGGAAAAATCATTCATTTTCATAATGACTTAAAAAAAGGAATTTGGCATGGTTTTACCGTTGGTGAGTCTATTTTTGAATCATGGAACTCCATTCAAAAAAAGAAAATTGGAATTTTGGGATTTGGTGCTATAGGCCAAAATATAGCTGATTTTTTAAAACCTTTTAATACAAAAATTTATATTTTAAAAAATCGTAAAATTAATGAATTACCCAAAAGTGTTGATAAGGTTTATTATGATATAGACAAAATTATTGAAGATAGCGAAATATTATTTTTAACACTTCCTTTAACAGAAAAAACTTATGAAATTATTAACGAAGATCGTTTAATGAAAATGAAAGATAAATTTTTAATAAATGTAGGTAGAGGCAAATTAATTCATGAGGAAGGTTTATATAACGCTTTAAAAAATGGTATTTTAAAAGGCGTTGCTTTAGACGTGTGGTTTAATTATCCAACTTCAGAAAACAAAAATGTAATGCCTTCAAACTATCCAATTTGGGAATTTGATAATGTAATCCTTTCACCACATGTTGGTGGATATTCATATCATGCTACTACTGCAGGAATTAATTATACAATTGATAGCATAAAAAAATATTTAAAAGATGGCATTCCACTTTCAATTGTTGACTATGATAAAAAATATTGA
- the ybeY gene encoding rRNA maturation RNase YbeY, translating into MKINIFNEQNIKHIDIKKVEEITKKVLNNEIGDSDYEINILITDNNTIKKYNEEYRKKNGPTDVLSFEYGLDEETIGEIILSVKKIEEQAPKFGNSFEKEFFYILIHGILHICGYDHITENDKRKMFELQDKYFNDLF; encoded by the coding sequence ATGAAAATAAATATTTTCAATGAACAAAATATTAAACATATCGATATAAAAAAAGTTGAAGAAATTACTAAGAAAGTATTAAACAATGAAATTGGTGATAGTGACTATGAAATAAATATTCTTATTACTGATAACAACACTATAAAAAAATATAACGAAGAATATAGAAAAAAAAATGGTCCAACTGATGTATTATCTTTTGAATATGGTTTAGATGAAGAAACTATTGGAGAAATAATTTTATCTGTAAAAAAAATAGAAGAACAAGCACCAAAATTCGGAAATTCTTTTGAAAAAGAATTTTTTTATATTTTGATTCATGGTATTCTTCATATATGTGGATATGACCATATTACAGAAAACGACAAAAGAAAAATGTTTGAACTCCAGGACAAATACTTTAATGATTTATTTTAA
- a CDS encoding sigma-70 family RNA polymerase sigma factor: MSKYKLRTLRVESLIKLAQSGDKEAMNMIMVKFEPMIKSIASKYYGAWAEFQDLVQIGFVGLIQGVYSFDENNNTKFSTFAYLNISSEIKSFLTYLNRLKNKVLSDAVSIESMFEDYSEDSDYYFEVPSETDLYQSVVYNYIFERSIEQMKEIEKDIVKMWLDNNSYEEISEELNIAKKKVDNTIQKFKKVANRVMKYVNASITIGGK; this comes from the coding sequence ATGAGTAAATATAAATTAAGAACCTTACGAGTTGAATCTTTAATTAAATTAGCACAATCTGGAGATAAGGAAGCAATGAATATGATCATGGTAAAGTTTGAACCCATGATTAAATCTATTGCTTCTAAGTATTATGGTGCTTGGGCAGAATTTCAGGATTTAGTACAAATAGGGTTTGTAGGATTGATTCAAGGGGTTTATTCCTTTGACGAAAACAATAACACAAAATTTTCAACTTTTGCTTATTTGAATATATCATCAGAAATAAAGTCGTTTTTAACTTATTTAAATAGATTAAAAAATAAAGTTCTCTCAGATGCAGTAAGTATAGAATCTATGTTTGAGGATTATTCTGAAGATTCTGATTATTATTTTGAAGTTCCATCAGAAACAGATTTATATCAATCAGTAGTATATAATTATATTTTTGAAAGATCCATTGAACAAATGAAAGAAATTGAGAAAGATATTGTAAAAATGTGGTTAGATAATAATTCGTATGAAGAGATATCAGAGGAATTAAATATTGCTAAAAAAAAGGTGGATAATACAATACAAAAGTTTAAGAAAGTTGCGAATAGGGTAATGAAATATGTAAATGCATCTATAACGATAGGAGGAAAATAA
- a CDS encoding DUF1015 domain-containing protein, protein MSIIRPFKGLRPKKELVEEFSCPPYDVLEENEVKEIVSKHPNSFLRVTRAEVEFENDIDPHSEIVYKKAKENLENFKKDGVLVEEKEPALYFYRETWNGHSQTGIFATFSVEEYQKGLIKKHELTRQDKEDDRTKHIMILEAQTGPVFLTFKSKETIKDLINKGINAAEKIYDFVDEKSVHHELWVLTNKNLIEELENAFKDVESLYIADGHHRAAAASRTKEILKSKNPLHTGSEEYNSFMAVVFPHDELKILDYNRVVKDLNGLSDDDFMNKLSEYFEIAEAPESPYKPKSRHEFGMYINKKWYILKAKENIIDEKDPVKQLDVYILQNYLLSPILGIENPRKDPRIHFLGGIRGVKALEEWIDGKNWKVAFSMYPTSIEELMAVADADKTMPPKSTWFEPKLRSGLLIHEI, encoded by the coding sequence GTGTCTATAATTAGACCATTTAAAGGATTAAGACCTAAGAAAGAGTTGGTTGAGGAATTTTCATGTCCACCATATGATGTTTTAGAAGAAAATGAGGTTAAAGAAATTGTTTCTAAACACCCAAATAGTTTTTTAAGAGTTACAAGAGCGGAAGTTGAATTTGAAAATGATATTGATCCACATAGTGAAATAGTGTATAAAAAAGCGAAAGAAAATTTAGAAAATTTTAAAAAAGATGGTGTACTAGTTGAAGAAAAAGAACCAGCACTTTACTTCTACAGAGAAACATGGAATGGACATTCACAAACAGGAATTTTTGCTACTTTCTCTGTAGAAGAATATCAAAAAGGTCTGATAAAAAAACACGAATTAACAAGACAAGATAAAGAAGACGATAGAACAAAACATATAATGATATTAGAAGCTCAAACTGGTCCTGTATTTTTAACATTTAAATCAAAAGAAACTATAAAAGATTTGATAAATAAAGGAATTAATGCTGCTGAAAAAATTTATGATTTTGTTGATGAAAAAAGTGTTCATCATGAATTATGGGTCTTAACGAATAAAAATTTAATTGAAGAATTAGAAAATGCTTTTAAAGATGTTGAATCTTTGTATATTGCTGATGGACATCATAGAGCAGCAGCAGCCTCAAGAACAAAAGAAATTTTAAAATCAAAAAATCCTTTACATACTGGAAGCGAAGAATATAATTCCTTTATGGCTGTTGTCTTCCCACATGATGAATTAAAAATCCTTGACTATAACAGAGTTGTAAAAGATCTAAACGGTTTATCAGATGATGATTTCATGAATAAACTTTCTGAATATTTTGAAATAGCAGAAGCTCCAGAATCCCCATACAAACCAAAATCAAGACATGAATTTGGAATGTATATAAATAAAAAATGGTATATTTTAAAAGCTAAAGAAAATATTATAGATGAAAAAGATCCTGTAAAACAATTAGATGTTTATATTTTACAAAATTATTTATTATCTCCTATATTAGGAATAGAAAATCCAAGAAAAGATCCAAGAATTCACTTTTTAGGTGGAATCAGAGGAGTTAAAGCTTTAGAAGAATGGATTGACGGAAAAAATTGGAAAGTTGCATTTTCTATGTACCCAACATCTATCGAAGAATTGATGGCTGTAGCGGATGCTGATAAAACTATGCCACCAAAGTCAACATGGTTTGAACCAAAATTAAGATCTGGATTATTAATACACGAAATATAA
- a CDS encoding YdcF family protein encodes MLWIRKIFQSFVELPGLFITLIILLNFRLRKTKISRKMIIITAVIIYIFSIQITSRVLVSPLEDAFEPINYNEINKSIPSIIVVLGGGAIPKTPNSPVIGELSDQTFKRIFAGYELYKTTNFPIVISGGRPPNTEYVPEALIMRDYLVRFGVNPSSIFIEPDSQTTEENAKYVNSLIESMKINRMFLVTSAIHLPRSYKIFKQFINENIKIIPVPSNYLITRDKITWIDFKPDIDALRSNAMAIHEYIGMIYFFIFK; translated from the coding sequence ATGTTATGGATTAGAAAAATTTTTCAATCTTTTGTCGAACTTCCGGGGCTTTTTATTACTTTAATTATATTATTAAATTTTAGACTAAGAAAAACGAAAATTTCAAGAAAAATGATTATAATAACAGCAGTAATTATATATATTTTTTCAATACAAATAACTTCAAGAGTTTTAGTTTCCCCGTTGGAAGATGCATTTGAACCAATAAATTATAATGAAATAAATAAATCTATTCCTTCAATAATTGTAGTTTTAGGTGGAGGAGCTATACCAAAAACCCCAAACTCTCCAGTAATAGGAGAATTGTCTGATCAAACATTTAAAAGGATTTTTGCAGGATATGAATTGTATAAAACAACAAATTTTCCTATAGTTATTTCTGGGGGGCGTCCTCCAAATACAGAATATGTTCCAGAGGCGTTAATTATGAGAGATTATTTAGTGAGATTTGGAGTGAATCCTTCAAGTATTTTTATTGAACCTGATTCTCAAACAACAGAGGAAAATGCAAAATATGTGAATTCTTTGATTGAAAGTATGAAAATAAATCGAATGTTTTTAGTAACCTCTGCAATTCATTTGCCTCGCTCATATAAGATATTTAAGCAATTTATAAATGAAAATATAAAAATAATACCAGTCCCATCAAATTATTTGATAACAAGGGATAAAATAACATGGATAGATTTTAAACCTGATATAGATGCTTTAAGATCTAATGCAATGGCAATACATGAATATATAGGAATGATATATTTTTTTATATTTAAATAA
- a CDS encoding LPP20 family lipoprotein, translated as MKKGFLVVLIVFMLFLTSCSVMNSSPFSQPENQKGAAYHDFKGFGIIDYKAFPQVAQAKLAALEAARQDAYSKAVEYIYGVYIDSKTTVKDFVLQNKSIESSLWGTIRGAQQIDEGFNMTEGMAYVTIRIFRKDIEELLGKKLKNF; from the coding sequence ATGAAAAAGGGATTTTTGGTGGTTTTAATCGTTTTTATGCTTTTTCTAACTTCATGTAGTGTAATGAATTCAAGTCCTTTTTCTCAACCTGAAAATCAAAAAGGGGCAGCTTATCATGATTTTAAGGGATTTGGGATTATAGATTATAAAGCATTTCCGCAGGTTGCACAAGCCAAATTAGCTGCTCTTGAAGCTGCAAGGCAGGATGCTTATTCTAAAGCAGTAGAATATATTTATGGAGTTTATATTGATTCAAAAACAACCGTTAAAGATTTTGTTTTACAGAATAAAAGCATCGAATCTTCTTTATGGGGCACAATCAGAGGTGCTCAACAAATAGATGAAGGCTTTAATATGACAGAAGGTATGGCTTATGTAACAATTAGAATATTTAGAAAAGATATTGAAGAACTATTAGGTAAAAAATTAAAAAATTTCTAA
- a CDS encoding PhoH family protein — protein MKDYLNIPEEIELIEIFGTYNNRVKYLKNKFNVQISYSENKIIINSEREKSLVKVKNILKEIIDITSNGHLIDWTEFQYIVSLYESENDLTKSQKANYNQVVNTTVSGLRVQAKTHGQSDYIQSMKKNDIVFCIGPAGTGKTYLAVAMAVEFLKTGRVQRIILTRPAVEAGEKLGFLPGTLYEKVDPYLRPLYDSLMDFINADKVAEYKEKGIIEVVPLAYMRGRTLNNAFIILDEAQNSTYYQMKMFLTRIGFNSRAVITGDITQIDLENKKDSGLLIVQNILKKIKGISFIELTQNDVVRNPLVKEIIKAYDYYERIKGEKNGKN, from the coding sequence ATTAAAGATTATTTAAATATCCCTGAGGAAATTGAATTAATTGAAATATTTGGTACGTATAATAATCGTGTAAAATATTTAAAAAATAAATTTAATGTACAAATTTCTTATTCTGAAAATAAAATTATAATAAATAGTGAAAGAGAAAAAAGTCTAGTTAAAGTAAAAAATATATTAAAAGAAATTATTGATATTACATCTAATGGACATTTAATAGATTGGACAGAGTTTCAATATATTGTTTCTTTATATGAATCCGAAAATGATTTGACAAAATCACAGAAGGCAAATTATAATCAAGTTGTTAACACTACCGTGAGTGGTTTAAGGGTTCAGGCAAAAACTCATGGTCAATCAGACTATATACAATCAATGAAAAAAAATGATATAGTCTTTTGTATTGGACCTGCAGGAACAGGAAAAACCTATTTAGCAGTGGCTATGGCTGTTGAATTTTTAAAAACCGGGAGAGTTCAAAGAATTATTTTAACCCGACCTGCTGTTGAAGCTGGAGAAAAATTAGGTTTTTTACCTGGAACTTTATATGAAAAAGTTGATCCTTATTTAAGACCTTTATATGATTCTTTAATGGATTTCATTAACGCTGATAAAGTTGCTGAATATAAAGAAAAAGGAATTATTGAAGTTGTTCCACTTGCATATATGAGAGGAAGAACGCTAAATAATGCTTTTATAATACTTGATGAAGCTCAAAATAGCACATATTATCAAATGAAAATGTTTTTAACCAGAATTGGTTTTAATTCTAGAGCAGTTATAACAGGTGATATTACACAAATCGATTTAGAAAACAAAAAGGATTCTGGATTATTAATTGTTCAAAATATTTTAAAAAAGATAAAAGGAATTTCTTTCATTGAATTAACTCAGAATGATGTTGTTAGAAATCCTCTTGTGAAAGAAATTATAAAAGCTTATGATTATTATGAAAGAATCAAGGGTGAAAAAAATGGGAAAAACTAA
- a CDS encoding class I SAM-dependent methyltransferase — MKSWEYYNKIADNYDEMYAEPYWEMHNKVSEKIIFDNINIKKGKILDIGAGTGYWSKIFLEKGFDVYAVEPSERMCEILENRFSGFNNIKIINGYGENLPLEDNMFDIVLAMGDVLSYAENQEEFIDEVNRVLKKDGYFIGTVDNLNKFIFDAFFSKDFDIIEVMKKKKRIKIGSSKFMSFYSTLFTKNDLEKILSQFFKNINIYGIMPFSWEGDSDFSKYWAEVLELEIKFSKSLFDVAEHLMYLVVK; from the coding sequence ATGAAATCTTGGGAATATTATAATAAAATTGCCGATAATTATGACGAAATGTATGCAGAGCCTTATTGGGAAATGCATAATAAAGTTTCTGAAAAGATAATATTTGATAATATTAATATAAAAAAAGGAAAAATTCTTGATATTGGTGCAGGGACAGGTTACTGGTCAAAAATATTTTTAGAAAAAGGTTTTGACGTATATGCTGTGGAACCTTCAGAAAGAATGTGCGAAATATTAGAAAATAGATTTTCAGGGTTTAATAATATAAAAATAATTAATGGTTATGGAGAAAATTTACCGTTAGAAGATAATATGTTTGATATTGTTCTTGCAATGGGTGATGTTTTGAGTTATGCAGAAAATCAAGAAGAATTTATTGATGAGGTTAATAGAGTACTTAAAAAAGACGGATATTTTATTGGAACTGTAGATAATTTGAATAAATTTATTTTTGATGCTTTTTTTTCTAAAGATTTTGATATAATAGAAGTAATGAAAAAGAAAAAAAGAATAAAAATAGGATCTTCTAAATTTATGTCGTTTTATTCTACTTTATTTACTAAAAATGATTTAGAGAAAATTTTATCACAATTTTTTAAAAATATAAATATTTACGGAATTATGCCTTTTTCCTGGGAAGGTGATTCTGATTTTTCAAAATATTGGGCAGAAGTGTTAGAGTTGGAAATAAAATTTTCTAAAAGTTTATTTGATGTTGCTGAACATTTAATGTATTTGGTTGTGAAATAA